Proteins from a single region of Salipiger sp. H15:
- a CDS encoding ActR/PrrA/RegA family redox response regulator transcription factor, giving the protein MAELTQDDLGDDRSLLLVDDDEPFLKRLAKAMEKRGFEVETAESVAGGIAIAKARPPAYAVVDLRLEDGNGLDVVEALRERRPDSRIVVLTGYGAIATAVAAVKIGATDYLSKPADATDITNALLSRGDDLPPPPENPMSADRVRWEHIQRVYELCDRNVSETARRLNMHRRTLQRILAKRSPK; this is encoded by the coding sequence GTGGCGGAACTGACACAAGACGATCTGGGCGACGATCGCTCGCTGCTGCTTGTCGATGACGACGAGCCTTTCCTCAAGCGGCTGGCCAAGGCCATGGAGAAGCGCGGCTTCGAGGTCGAGACCGCCGAGTCCGTCGCCGGCGGCATCGCCATCGCCAAGGCCCGTCCGCCGGCCTACGCGGTGGTCGACCTGCGGCTCGAGGACGGCAACGGGCTCGACGTGGTCGAGGCGCTGCGCGAACGTCGGCCCGACAGCCGCATCGTCGTGCTGACCGGCTACGGCGCCATCGCCACCGCCGTGGCGGCGGTGAAGATCGGCGCCACCGACTACCTGTCGAAACCCGCCGATGCCACCGACATCACCAACGCGCTGCTGTCGCGCGGCGACGACCTGCCGCCGCCGCCGGAAAACCCGATGAGCGCCGACCGGGTGCGCTGGGAGCATATCCAGCGGGTCTACGAGCTCTGCGACCGGAACGTGTCGGAGACCGCGCGGCGGCTCAACATGCACCGCCGGACGCTGCAGCGCATCCTCGCGAAGCGCTCGCCGAAGTAG
- a CDS encoding GNAT family N-acetyltransferase, whose protein sequence is MAELLNEVITQGGTTALTEPVTGDDLRRWMATPRAIWHLAEAGDGELLGFQWVEPHRELGDSVAQIASFARVGRTKLGIGSALFEATRAACAREGYAWINAEIRADNEGGLIYYQSRGFEDYGHIRGYRLGDGSTVDKVLKRYDL, encoded by the coding sequence ATGGCCGAGCTCCTCAACGAGGTGATCACGCAGGGCGGCACCACCGCCCTGACCGAGCCGGTGACCGGCGACGATCTGCGCCGCTGGATGGCGACGCCCCGTGCCATCTGGCACCTCGCCGAGGCCGGGGACGGCGAGCTGCTCGGCTTCCAGTGGGTCGAGCCGCACCGCGAGCTCGGCGACAGCGTCGCGCAGATCGCCAGCTTCGCGCGGGTCGGCCGCACCAAGCTCGGCATCGGCTCGGCGCTCTTCGAGGCGACCCGCGCCGCCTGCGCCCGCGAGGGCTATGCCTGGATCAACGCCGAGATCCGCGCCGACAACGAGGGCGGGCTGATCTACTACCAGAGCCGCGGCTTCGAGGATTACGGCCATATCCGCGGCTACCGGCTCGGCGACGGCAGCACCGTCGACAAGGTGCTCAAGCGCTACGATCTCTGA